The stretch of DNA GGGAAGCTGACCAATCCGGTTGTTGAGGAAGAGGCGGAGGAGTTGACGGAGTGGACTTTGAAGGACGAGTGACAAGGTGAGCCGTCGGCGCTAGCCGCGGGTAGCGCCACTTGTTGCTCAACCCGCGGCTAGCGCCGACGGCTCATTTGACCACGAGCGTCACCAACGCCACCTCGGGGGGGCACGCGTAGCGGAGCGGGAAGAGCGAGCCGCTGCCGCGGCCGACGTGCATCACGGTGCGACCTCGGCGGAAGGTGCCGGCGGCGTAGCGGACGCCGTGGACGCTGGGGCAGAGCAGGGCGCCGAAGGGGGGCAAGCAGACCTGCCCGCCGTGGTTGTGTCCTGCAAGCACAAGATCGACGCCCTGCCGCACGGCCCAGCCGAAGCGGTCGGGCGTGTGCGCGAGGCAGATTACCAGCGGCTCGTCGCCGGTGAGTGAGGGCTCGCTGGCGAACCAGGGCCGCTCGTCGCCGCAGAGCGTGAGGGCCACGCCGTGTCGTTCAACGGTCGCGGGCGAGTCGCCGACATCGATAAGGCCTTGCTCGACCAGCCGCCGCCGGACGGCGTCGTGGTCGATCTTCTTGTCGTGGTTGCCAAGGATGAAGAAGGAGCCGAGCGCCGGCGTTAGCTTGCCGAGCGTGTCGTCGATCCAATCGATCTGCGGCGCGTGCTCGACGATGTCGCCGGTGACGCAGACAATGTCGGGGCGCCAGTCGTTGACCTTCTGGAGCAGATCGACGAAGTAGGGCTTCGTGATCCGTCCCGACATGTGCAGGTCGGTGAGGTGGGCGACTTTGAGTCCCTCGAGCGCCGGCGGCAGTCGCTCGAGCGGGACGGTCAGTGATTCGAGCTGCGGTTGCAGCAGCGTGTTGCCGGGGAGCGACGCCAGTCGGTGGAGCGTCGCGTCGCGCATGGCGGCGGCCCCGTGCGACTGGTGGATGTTGACGGTCGCGACGTCGGTCTTAGTGGTCTGGCGGTCGCGTTGGGGGTCCCAGTGGAGACCGATGCGGGTGAGGATGACCACAGCGAGGACCGCGATGGAGAACCAGGCGTAGGCTTCCAGGCCTGCCGGCGCCGGCTGAGAGGGAGATGTTCTCAACAGCAAGATCGCGGCGGCGATTGGGATGCCGGCGCAGGCGACGCCGCAGACGAGCGTCAGGCGGTCGATGAGCTTGCGATTCCAGCCCAGTCCGTGGAGGCGGTTGACGGCTTCGACCCAGAGGGCGCCGTGGCCGAGCAGCGCCGCGAGCCAGAAAGCCGTCTGCATTTGCCGGTTGCGAGGGTTCAAACGCCGCGCGTCGGGCGTCTGCCAAGCGGCTAGCGAATCATAGATTACGCCAAGCGGCGAGCGAACTATAGACTACGCTGTCGGCGCCGAAACGCCACCGGGCTGCTGATTCGCGCCCGCCCTCTGGTCGGAAATGGCCCGCTCGACGGTTTCGAGCAGTTGGTCCAGCCGGAAGGGCTTGAAGAGGACCGCCTTGAGCCCCGCCTGCCGGGCTTTGACGATCACGTGGCCCGGGTCGTAACCGAAGCCCGTCATCAGGATCAGCGGGGGGGTTTCTTGTAGTTCCTTGAGCTGCATCAGGAACTCGTAGCCGCTGCAATCGGGCAGGCGGATGTCGCTGAGGATCGCGTCGTAGAGCTTACAGCCCGTTTCCTTACAGGCGTGGCGGGCCATCCACATCGCTTCGCGGCCGCTGTGGGCGGTCTCGACGACACAGCCGTAGCGTTCCAGCAGGTCGTGGGCGGCGGAGCGGACGGTCTCGTCGGCGTCGGCCACGAGGACACGGGCGCCTTCGAGCAGCGGACGCTCCTCAACCCGCACGCTGGCCGGGCGGGCCTCGGCGGGCGCCATCGAGCGGCCGACCTCTTGGATAACCTGCTTGATGTCGCGGGCGTTGCGGAGGATCTTCTGGAGCCGCTCGACGACGTCGGGGTCGTGCCCGATGTAGCGCTCCATGACGTTGACGGCGTCGTTGAGGATGTCGTCAACCGGCATCGCCACCGCGGAGTGGATCGCCTCGACGCTGGCGAAGGCGGCGGTCGCCTTCTCGGCGGCGAGCAGCTCCATCGTGTTGAGTGCCGCCGCCACGTCGCGGGCGAAGATCTCCAAGAACTGGCGGTCGCTCTCGGTGAACGCGCCGGGTTCGGGCGATTCGACGTTGAACGTGCCGATCACCCGGTCGTGCAGCAGCAGCGGCACGGTGAGCGAACTTCTGGCGCCTTGGGCGCCCTCGATGTAGAGCGGGTCTTCGCCCGTGTCCTCGCAGAGGTAGCTCTTGCCGGTCGCGGCGACGAAGCCCGTGACGCCGTTGCCGGTGGGCTCGCTGCGGAGGGGGCGTTGCTCGGCCTCGGGCTTGATGCCAAACGCCAAGAGCGGCAGCAACTCGCTGGTCTCTTCGTCGAGCGTGCGGACCTCGACGACGTCGTACTGCAGGACGTCTTGGGTGCAGTGAAGGATGTTCGACTTGAGCAGTTCGATCCGCTCGTCGTACTCCATCTCGGCGACCTCCTCGGGAGTGAGGTCGGCCAATTCGATTCCCGCCTGATGGATCGCGGCGAGCTTCTGCTTCTCGAGCTGCTCGGCCGTGACGTCACGGATGGTGACGATCAAGTAGTCGGGGGCATCTCCCTTGAAGTGTTCGACCGGCGCCGCGTTGACGCGGAAGAAGCGGCCGTCGTCGCAGCGGAGCATCGACGACACTTGTCGACCGCCGCTGAACGCGGTGTCGAAGGGCGTCAGTTCGGGGCCGAGGATCTCCGGCGCGCCGAGCACGGGGTAGAAGCTCTCGCCGATGACCTCGTCGCGGCGCATCCACTCGCTGAGCCGGCCGTTGCCCCAGACGATGCGGTTGTCGCGGTCGAGCAGCACGACGCCGTCGGGCATGCCGCGGAGGATCTGGATGTTGTGGATCAGCTGGGTGACGTGCGAGTCACGGCGGAAGCCCTCGGCGTCGGCGTAGATGCCGTCGTACTCGCCTGTGGCGAGCCGGCTGGCGGCGCGCGCCAGCGATCGCACGGGGGTGACGTCGAAGCCCGGGCCGAGTTGCTCGGCGAGAGCGGCGGACGTGTTCCGCTCGTCGCACAGGCAGAGGATCTTGTGGAGGGCGTCGGCCGACGAGGTGGGCTCTGCTTTCGTGGCGGAGTCGGACTTCGGGGCGGACTCTGTGCCTGCGCCCGTCGGGGCGTCTTGGAGGGTCTCGGTCGATCCGCAGCCAAGTGCTTGCGACTCGGCGCGGGTAGTCGTGCCAGGGTTGGACACGCGGCGCCTGCTCGATAGTTGGGGTGGGGCCGATTTCTCGGTGGGCATGGGGAGGTTGCCAGTTTCCCCTTGGCGAGCCGCTGACAAGCCGCCTTCAGCCCGCAATTCCGGGCTGCAAACGTCTG from Botrimarina mediterranea encodes:
- a CDS encoding metallophosphoesterase, producing the protein MQTAFWLAALLGHGALWVEAVNRLHGLGWNRKLIDRLTLVCGVACAGIPIAAAILLLRTSPSQPAPAGLEAYAWFSIAVLAVVILTRIGLHWDPQRDRQTTKTDVATVNIHQSHGAAAMRDATLHRLASLPGNTLLQPQLESLTVPLERLPPALEGLKVAHLTDLHMSGRITKPYFVDLLQKVNDWRPDIVCVTGDIVEHAPQIDWIDDTLGKLTPALGSFFILGNHDKKIDHDAVRRRLVEQGLIDVGDSPATVERHGVALTLCGDERPWFASEPSLTGDEPLVICLAHTPDRFGWAVRQGVDLVLAGHNHGGQVCLPPFGALLCPSVHGVRYAAGTFRRGRTVMHVGRGSGSLFPLRYACPPEVALVTLVVK
- a CDS encoding response regulator, with protein sequence MSNPGTTTRAESQALGCGSTETLQDAPTGAGTESAPKSDSATKAEPTSSADALHKILCLCDERNTSAALAEQLGPGFDVTPVRSLARAASRLATGEYDGIYADAEGFRRDSHVTQLIHNIQILRGMPDGVVLLDRDNRIVWGNGRLSEWMRRDEVIGESFYPVLGAPEILGPELTPFDTAFSGGRQVSSMLRCDDGRFFRVNAAPVEHFKGDAPDYLIVTIRDVTAEQLEKQKLAAIHQAGIELADLTPEEVAEMEYDERIELLKSNILHCTQDVLQYDVVEVRTLDEETSELLPLLAFGIKPEAEQRPLRSEPTGNGVTGFVAATGKSYLCEDTGEDPLYIEGAQGARSSLTVPLLLHDRVIGTFNVESPEPGAFTESDRQFLEIFARDVAAALNTMELLAAEKATAAFASVEAIHSAVAMPVDDILNDAVNVMERYIGHDPDVVERLQKILRNARDIKQVIQEVGRSMAPAEARPASVRVEERPLLEGARVLVADADETVRSAAHDLLERYGCVVETAHSGREAMWMARHACKETGCKLYDAILSDIRLPDCSGYEFLMQLKELQETPPLILMTGFGYDPGHVIVKARQAGLKAVLFKPFRLDQLLETVERAISDQRAGANQQPGGVSAPTA